The genomic window AAGCTGTCTTCTAAAAACTCTATAGCATGATAATTTTGATCATAAATAGGTCTGTTTGCATGAGTTATCGGTGTTTCTAATTGTGTAGCTATATCTTGGTAAAGTGTACCACCAAAATATACATTCAAAAGCTGAAAACCACGACAAATACCCAGTATAGGTTTACCTTGTTTAAAAGCATAATCTATGACAGCCAGTTCATAGTCATCACGAACTTTATCGCCTGGCCATAAAGCTTTATCAAGGTAATCCTCTCCATAAGAAAGTGGACATACATCAACACCACCATGAATAACAATTGCATCAAGCTGATCTATAAATCTATGTAAATCTTTTTCTTGCTTAAAATTTGGAATCATCAACGGTATTGATTTATCCGTATTTAGATAATGGACCATATCTGACTCAACATAGAAAAGATCTTTCTTTGAAAATGTTGCACGAGTGCTATCTGGTGGCATTATACAGGCTGTTATTCCTATTTTAATCATAAACTAGCCTTCAAGATATTTACCAAATCATCTTTTGATACTTTTCTAGGGTTTGATAAATGGCAAGTATCCGTAAGAGCAATATCTGCAATCTGATCAATATCTGTGGCTGTTACACCATAGTTTGATAACCCTTTTTTAATTCCAACAGCTTCATTTAAGTCTTCGACATACTCTATAAAACAATCTACACCTAGTAATTTCTCTAGTCGAGAATATTTATCAGTACAAACTTGTTTATTAAATTTTAAGCTTTCTGCAAACATTAAAGCATTTGCAAGACCATGGTGCATATTATTAAAAGCAGATAAAGCATGAGCACATGAATGTACTACGCCTAAACCTTTTTGGAATGCTACAGCTCCCATTGTAGATGCTATAAGCATTTGTGTACGAGCTTTTACATTAGTTGGCTCATTTACAGCTGTAACTAAAGACTCATCTATAAGCCTTATACCTTCAAGTGCAATACCATCACACATCGGATGAAAACTATCCACAAGATAAGCTTCGACATTATGTACCAACGCATCAACACCTGTGGCAGCTGTTATATGCTTAGGCAAAGCAACTGTTAATAATGGATCGGCTAATATGATTTTTGCTAATAACTGAGGTGCAAATATAACTTTCTTTTGATGAGTTTTATCATCTGAAATAATAGCACTTCTACCAACTTCACTACCAGTTCCACTAGTTGTTGGTATAGCTATAAAGTATGGGATTTTGCTATCTTCGACTGTTTCATCAGCACCAGTACCATCTTCATAATCCATCACACTACCAGGATGATTTGCCATAAGCAATACTGCTCTAGCTGTATCCATAGCAGCGCCTCCGCCTATACCGATTATGCTATCGCAATTATTTTCATGAAATGCTTTTACACCATTTATCACATCTGCTTCACAAGGGTTAGCAGCTATATCTGAAAACACACTAGCTTTAATGCCATTTACAGACAAATGACTTTGCAAATCACTAACCATACTCATTGTAGCTAAAACTGGATCAGTAACTATCAAAACGTTACTACAGTTATTATTTGCTAAGTGCTTTGGTGTTTCTTTTACTGCATTTTCACCAAATCTAATAACAGTTGGGAAATTAAACTGCTTAATACTCATTTTTGTTTCTCCTAAAACATCCAATATTTCTTTAAATTATTTCAAAATATCTTTGGTATTCCCAATCACTTACTGATTTAAGATACTCTTTCCATTCCCATTCACGTGTAGAAGTAAAATGCTCAACAAACTCTTCACCAAATAGCTCTTTTGCGATACTTGAATTTTTCATTTTTTGAGTAGCATCCCAAAGAGTAGGACTTAGTTTCACGGCACTTTCATCTAAGTAGCCATTACCTTTTATCGCTTCTTGATCTAATGATAGATTATTTTTGATACCATAAAGTCCACTAGCTAATGATGCTGCCATCGCTAGATATGGATTAGCATCTGAACCAGGAACTCTAAATTCAATTCTTGTAGCCTTTGGACTACCATTAATGACTCGACAAGCTACCGTTCTATTATCTACAGCCCAATTTACTTTAGTTGGTGCCCACATTCCTTCAACAAGACGCTTATAGCTATTTACTGTGGGAGCTATCATCGGTAGTATTTCTGGTAAACATAATAACTGCCCTGCAAGGTAACTTTGCATTAGTTTACTCATATCATTTTTTTCATTAGCATCATAAAAAAGATTATTTTCACCATCAGATAAACTTTGATGGATATGCCCAGAACAACCCGGTAGATTAGCTGTTAGTTTAGCCATAAAAGTAGGCTTAATACCATACTTAACACCAATTTCTTTGACTGCTGATTTAAAAAGTACCGCTCTATCTGCTGCTTGCAAAATATCTCCAAACAGTATGGCTGCTTCAATCACACCTGGACCTGTCTCAGTATGCAGACCTTCTATTGGTACATCAAAATCATTTAATAAGTCATAAATATCGTTAAAAAAATCTTTATTTTCACTCATTCTAAGTAACGAGTAACCAAACATGCCAGGAGTAAGAGGCTTTAACTCTGATGGCTGTTTATCTAATATACTTTCAGATGTTTCTCTAAAATTAAACCATTCAAACTCTTGCCCAAACAAAGCATCGTAGCCCATGCTTTTAGCTTGTTTTTTAACCTTTTTGAGCAAACTTCTTGGACAAGCTGGATGGCTTTTATCTTTATCTGAAAAATCTGCTAAAAAGAACGGTACATCATTGTCCCAAGGTACAGTTCTAAAAGTATCCGGATCAATAAATGCATCATCATCATGGAAACCGGTATGCCAACCTGTGTGCTTTACATAATCATAAGTGACATCACTACTATCCCAACCAAAGATTACGCTGCAAAAACCCATACCGTTGTCTAGTGCACTAGCAAATTTATCTTTATGAATATATTTCCCTCTCAAGACGCCATCTATATCTGTGACTGCCAGCTTAACTTTAGGGTTAGAGTTATTTTTGACTTTATCTAAAACTTTTTCTCTACTCATTATTACACTATTTTGACATAAGTTGTATATTGATTTTAGCATAAAGCTAGCTAAAGACACTTATAAAATCATCTATTAGTAAGCTAATTCTTGTTATTAAAAAGAGGTATATAAGCTACAGTAATATTGCTTTGATTCGAAGTAGTGTAATCTTGTAAAATATGACTGATATTGATTTACATACGATCAATCATATACAACTTTAGATTTGATACATAACTATCAATTATTTTGACAATGAATAGAAACACCATTAATTCTAACAAAGCGAGTATTAGTATCACACTCTCGCTCCATTTCTAACAACTTCTGTAGAAATGCCATACTCTTCTTTAGGTTTTTCTCTATAATTGTTTTAGTATAAGATTTCTTATCTAGGATAAGAACTTTACAGGAATCTTGAAGATCACCACATGAAATATGACAATTAGTACAGTCTACTGACTCGAAAGATTCAATCCTTGAAGACGGTTGATATATTATATTTAGCTTATCACCTTCTTGTAGTTTACTCATTTTTTGAGAACTGCTAACTTTACCTGTATTAATTGCAGAATATGCAAAGCAACTGAAAACGAAAAAAGCATTATTTAATTATTTAATATAAGATAATATGGTTTAAATTAGCTATCAAACGATAACTTCATTACGCTTCTTTTTCACCAACTATTCCTAGTCGTAAAGTATTTAACTCAGAAATAGCATCACAACTATCAAATTCTTTACAACCTTTTGCTATAGATAACTTAGCATCATCGCACTTCTCATCATCTGTGCAATATAAGCTATCAGTAGCTGCATAAATCAAACTGCCTAAACCTCGGTAGAATTGATATTTATTGACTAAATTTTCATCTACCTTATCCTCATCAGTTTCATCTTCTATAGGCTTTTCTTCTTTATGTAAACTGACTTTATATTCATGTGGCCAGCTATTGAAATGATATGAAATTCCTATTTGCACTGTATTACCATCAGCAATTGTAGCTGGTTGATTTTTTGGCCACCATTTATACAGCTCTATCGTGACTTTTTTGCGTGTGTCAGATACATCTTCCACACTATATTTAGCATCAAAGCCATCTACCCAAAGATCACTAATTTTTTTAACAACCGGCTTACCTTTTTTATCAATTTTTGAATCTATATAAAGTATTATAGCATTATCATCAGCGACAGGTTCATCACTACCAGATCTTAAAAGTAGATTAGTATTTGATCCATTATTTTCATAGGCATCTTTATTATTTTGTACAACTTCAAAAGGATTTGCCTCGTCTTCATCAGATATAATCTCATAATCTTTCGAGCTTTTATCTTTTACATCAAATTCAAACCTTATATCTTTATCTTCTTCAGCTATATAAGGGTTATTCTCTGTCCATGTATCATAAGCATTAAACTCAACCTTGAACACTCCTTTACTTATCTCTTCGATTTTGTAAGAGGTATAAGCTTTGTCAGTGTATAGATTACTAACTCCTGTTACTGGACTAGAGCTATTATTTGATTTAATTTCAAAGCTA from Francisella adeliensis includes these protein-coding regions:
- a CDS encoding iron-containing alcohol dehydrogenase, with translation MSIKQFNFPTVIRFGENAVKETPKHLANNNCSNVLIVTDPVLATMSMVSDLQSHLSVNGIKASVFSDIAANPCEADVINGVKAFHENNCDSIIGIGGGAAMDTARAVLLMANHPGSVMDYEDGTGADETVEDSKIPYFIAIPTTSGTGSEVGRSAIISDDKTHQKKVIFAPQLLAKIILADPLLTVALPKHITAATGVDALVHNVEAYLVDSFHPMCDGIALEGIRLIDESLVTAVNEPTNVKARTQMLIASTMGAVAFQKGLGVVHSCAHALSAFNNMHHGLANALMFAESLKFNKQVCTDKYSRLEKLLGVDCFIEYVEDLNEAVGIKKGLSNYGVTATDIDQIADIALTDTCHLSNPRKVSKDDLVNILKASL
- a CDS encoding gamma-glutamyl-gamma-aminobutyrate hydrolase family protein translates to MIKIGITACIMPPDSTRATFSKKDLFYVESDMVHYLNTDKSIPLMIPNFKQEKDLHRFIDQLDAIVIHGGVDVCPLSYGEDYLDKALWPGDKVRDDYELAVIDYAFKQGKPILGICRGFQLLNVYFGGTLYQDIATQLETPITHANRPIYDQNYHAIEFLEDSLLANIIYANRSQKGFVNSIHHQSIKKLGENLKVEAISPEDKIIEAFKYDNDDNFIYGVQWHPEFNHTLGDKLIGANSLLKYFISQI
- a CDS encoding glutamine synthetase family protein, translated to MSREKVLDKVKNNSNPKVKLAVTDIDGVLRGKYIHKDKFASALDNGMGFCSVIFGWDSSDVTYDYVKHTGWHTGFHDDDAFIDPDTFRTVPWDNDVPFFLADFSDKDKSHPACPRSLLKKVKKQAKSMGYDALFGQEFEWFNFRETSESILDKQPSELKPLTPGMFGYSLLRMSENKDFFNDIYDLLNDFDVPIEGLHTETGPGVIEAAILFGDILQAADRAVLFKSAVKEIGVKYGIKPTFMAKLTANLPGCSGHIHQSLSDGENNLFYDANEKNDMSKLMQSYLAGQLLCLPEILPMIAPTVNSYKRLVEGMWAPTKVNWAVDNRTVACRVINGSPKATRIEFRVPGSDANPYLAMAASLASGLYGIKNNLSLDQEAIKGNGYLDESAVKLSPTLWDATQKMKNSSIAKELFGEEFVEHFTSTREWEWKEYLKSVSDWEYQRYFEII